The Solidesulfovibrio fructosivorans JJ] nucleotide sequence TGAAGGACGCCCTGCCCAATTCCAAGGTGAAAAAGGGCGCGGTGATGAAGGCTGTTGTGGTGCGCACCAAGAAAGAAGTGGGGCGGCCCGACGGCTCCTTCATCAAGTTCGACAACAACTCGGCCGTGCTGCTCTCGGCCCAGCTCGAGCCGGTTGGCACCCGTATCTTCGGACCGGTCGCCCGTGAGCTGCGTCAGAAAAACTTCATGAAAATCGTGTCGCTGGCGCCGGAAGTCCTGTAGGACACCGCCCCGCGCCATCGAGGACGCCATGAAAACGTATCGGATTCGTAAAAACGACAAGGTGATGGTCACTGCCGGCAAGGACAAGGGCAAGGTGGGCAAGGTGCTCAAGATTCTGCCCAAGAAGAACGCCGTGCTGGTGGAAAAGGTGAACATGGTCAAGCGCCACACCAAGGCCAATCCCTACGCCAAGATTCCCGGTGGAATCATCGAGAAGGAAGCGCCCCTGGACATCTCCAATGTGTCGCTTCTGTGCGATGGTTGCGCCAAACCCGCCAAGATCGGTTACAAAGAAACCGCCGATGGCAAGAAAGTCCGCTTTTGCAAGAAGTGCGGACGCGAAATCGCTTGAGGAGAAGGAACACGGTATGACCCGCCTGGAACAAATTTATGCCGAGAAGATCGCCCCGGCGCTCAAGAAAGAGTTCGGGTACACTTCCAGCATGCAAATCCCCCGGCTTTCCTTTGTTTCGCTCAACATGGGTTTGGGCGAAGCGGGCAACAACAACAAGCTCATCGAGGAAGCCGTGGTCGAGCTGACCGCCATTTCGGGACAGAAGGCCGTAATCACGCGTGCCCGCAAGTCCATCGCGGCGTTTAAGCTCCGGGAGGGCATGCCGGTGGGGTGCCGTGTGACTCTTCGCCGCATGCGCATGTGGGACTTCCTTGACAAATTGATCAACTTCGCGCTGCCCCGGGTCCGCGACTTTCGCGGCGTGCCCGATCGTGGTTTCGACGGCCGCGGCAATTTCACCCTCGGCATCCGGGAGCATACGATTTTCCCGGAAATCAACGTGGATCGCGTCGAACACGTCAAGGGCATGAACGTCACTATCGTCACGACGGCGAATTCCGACAAGGAGGGGAAGATGTTCCTCGACCTGCTCGGCATGCCGTTCAAAAAGTAAGGAGATCGGACGTGGCCCGCAAATCTTTGATGGTGAAAGCCAGCCGCAAGCCGAAGTTTTCCACCAGAGCGTATAACCGCTGTCCCATCTGCGGTCGTCCCAGGGCGTTTTTGCGCAAGTACGGCGTGTGCCGTATTTGCTTCCGTAACATGTCGCTGACCGGGGAAATGCCCGGCGTGCGCAAGTCGAGCTGGTAAGCTAAGGAGAAGGACGCCATGTCGGTGACCGACCCCATTTCCGATATGCTGGCCCGCATTCGCAACGCGCACCACGCGCTGCACGCGGAATTGGCCATCCCGGCCTCCAAACTCAAGGCCTCCATCGCCGCCATTTTGAAGGACGAGGGCTACATCGAAGACTTTGCCGTCAACGAGAGCACCCTGTCCATCAACTTGAAATATGCCGGCGGCAAGCCGCTTATTTCGGGACTCAAGCGGGTGAGCAAGCCCGGCCGCCGCGTCTACGTCGGCTCCGGCTCCATCCCCAAGGTCCAAAACGGCCTGGGCATCAGCATCCTGTCCACTTCCAGGGGCATCCTGGAAGGCGGCAAGGCCCAGGAGCTCCACGTCGGCGGCGAGCTCCTGTGCGAAATCTGGTAAGAAGACAAGTCGCGGAGAAGATGTCATGTCCAGGATAGGAAAACGCGAAATAGAGCTGCCTTCCGGCGTGTCCGTCGAGGTCGCTCCCGAGGCGGTGACGGTCAAGGGCCCCAAGGGCCAGCTGGCCACGCCCACGCATCCGAAAATCGAATACACGGTCGAGACCGGCAAGGTGCACGTGACCCGCGTGGACGACACGCGCTTGGCCCGGGCGCAGCACGGCCTGCGCCGCACCCTGCTCGCCAATCTGGTCGAGGGCGTGAGCAAGGGCTTTTCCAAGACCCTCGAGGTCATCGGCGTCGGCTACAAGGTGTCCACCACCGGCAACACCGTGTCCCTGGCCGTCGGGTACTCGCATCCCGTCGACTTCAAGCTGCCGGCCGGCATCGAGGCCAAGGTCGAGGGCAACAAGCTCACCCTTTCCGGCATCGACAAGGTGCTCTTGGGCGAGACTGCCGCCCGTATCCGCCGTGTGCGTCCGCCCGAGCCTTTCAAGGGCAAGGGCATCAAGTACGAGACCGAAACCATTCGCCGCAAGGCCGGTAAGTCCGGCGGCAAGAAATAGGACCGCATCATGAAGATGAGCAAGACCCTGGCGCGCGCGCGCCGGAAAGTCCGCATCCGCAAGAAGCTGGTCGGCAGCGCCGAGCGTCCCCGCCTGGTGGTGTTCCGGTCCAACCGGCACATCTACGCCCAGGTGATCGACGATCTCAGCGGCCAGACCCTGGTGTCTTCCTCGAGCTTGACCTTGGGCAAGGCCGACGAGCCGCTTAAGGCCGACAAGGAAGCCGCGACCAAGGTCGGTAAGGACCTGGCGCAAAAGGCCCTGGAGAGAAACATTGAAGCCGTGGTCTTCGACCGTAGCGGCTACATCTATCACGGCAGGATCAAAGCCCTTGCCGACGGAGCCCGGGATGGCGGCCTCAAATTCTAATCGACGTAAAGATGACGGCATGGACCAGCAGTCCGATCTCGGACAGATCGAAAAGATCGTGTACCTCAACCGCGTGGCCAAGGTCGTCAAGGGCGGCCGCCGGTTCAGCTTCTCCGCCCTGGTCGTCGTCGGCGACGGCAAGGGGGCGGTGGGCTATGGCCTGGGCAAGGCCAACGAGGTGCCCGAGGCGATCCGCAAGGCCACGGAGCAGGCCAGAAAGGGGATGATCAGCATTCCCCTGCTCGACGGCACCCTGCCTTACGAGGTCCTTGGCCAGTTCGGCGCCGGCCGCGTCATGCTCAAGCCCGCTTCCAAGGGTACCGGCATCATCGCCGGCGGCCCGGTCCGGGCCATCATGGAGGCCTGCGGCGTCAACGACATCCTGACCAAGGCCATCGGCACCAACAATCCGCACAATGTCCTGCGCGCCACCATGGAAGGTCTGGCTTCGCTGCGCAGCGCCGAGTCCGTCGGCGCCATGCGCGGCAAGGCCCTGGCCACGCCGCGCAAGTAAAGGGAGACTGCCATGGCTACCGTTACCGTCAAGCTGCTCAAAAGGCGCTACGGCAATACGCCCAAGCAGTGCGGCACTCTTGCCGCCCTGGGGCTCAAGAAGATCCGGCAGGAACGTTCCTTCGAGAAGTCCGACACCGTGCTCGGCATGATCGAGAAGGTCAAGCACCTGGTTGAGGTTACCGAGTCATGAAACTCCACGAGATATATCCGTTCCCTGAGGAGCGCGTGAGCCGCAAGCGCATCGGTCGCGGCCGCGGCACCGGTCAGGGGTGCACCGCCGGCAAGGGCAACAAGGGCCAGAACGCCCGCGCGGGCGTGTCCGAGCGCCCCTGGTTCGAAGGCGGCCAGATGCCGCTGGCCCGTCGGCTGCCCAAGCGGGGATTTAAGAACTACAAGTTCAAGATCGTCTACCAGCCCTTGAACCTCGATCGGCTCCTGGCCGCTTTCGAGGGCAAGACCGAGATCAGCCTGGACGACATCTACGAACGTGGCCTGGCTAGCGCCGGCGCGCTGGTGAAGATCCTGAGCCAGGGCGAGGTCTCCGCCGCCGTGACCGTTGAGGCCCATCGCTTCAGCGCCAAGGCGGCCGAGAAGATCACCGCTGCCGGTGGCAAGGCCGTGATGCTCGGCGCCGCCGAAGCCGAACCCGTAACGGAATAAGAACGGAAGTTGCCGTGGCACTTACCGGAGTCGAGAATCTGGCGCGTCTGCCGGAGCTGAAGAAAAAGCTCCTCTGGACGTTTTTCCTGGTGGCCGTCTACCGGATCGGCGTGCATGTGCCGGTGCCGGGGGTGGATACGACCGCGCTGGCGGACTTTTTCGAGAGCGCCAAGAACACCCTGTTCGGCCTCTTCGACATGTTTTCCGGCGGCGGCTTGCGCAACCTCTCCATCTTCGCGCTTGGCATCATGCCCTACATCTCCTCCTCCATCATCATCCAGCTGCTGACCGTCGTCAGCCCCGAGCTGGCCAAGATGCAGAAGGAGGAGGGGGCCGCCGGGCGCAAGAAGATCACCCAATACACCCGTTACGGCACGGTGCTCATCACCATCATCCAGGGCTTCGGCATCGCCGTGGGCCTGGAGAGCATGGCCAGCCCGACCGGCGCGCCGGTGGTCGTCATGGCCGGCTGGGGCTTTCGCCTCATGACCATCCTGACCCTGACCACGGGCACGATCTTCCTCATGTGGCTGGGCGAGCTGATGACCGACAAAGGTATCGGCAACGGCATCTCCATGATTATCTATGCCGGTATCGTGGCCGGGTTGCCCCGGGCCGTGCTGTCCACCTTCGATCTGCTCAAGGCGGGCGAGATTTCGCTTTTCGTCCTTGTGTTCATCGTGGTGCTGATGCTGGCGGTCCTGGTCGCCATCGTGTTCATGGAACGCGGCACCAGGCGCATACCGATCCAATACGCCAAACGCATGGTGGGGCGGAAAATGTACGGCGGCCAGACCACGCATCTGCCGCTTCGCGTCAATACCGCCGGCGTCATTCCGCCCATTTTCGCCTCGTCCATTCTGCTTTTCCCGGCGACTCTGGGCGAATTCTCCAGCGTGCCGTGGCTTAAGACCGTGGCCGCGTTTTTCAGCCCCCAAACGATCACCTACAATGTGATCTTCGTGGCGCTGATCGTCTTCTTTTGCTACTTCTACACGGCCATCATCTTCGATCCGGCCGATATTGCCGAAAATATCCGCAAACAAGGTGGGTTCATTCCGGGCATCCGCCCCGGCGCCAAGACCAAGGAGTTCATCGACAAGGTCCTGGCCCGCATCACGCTTTGGGGTTCGCTTTATATATCCGTGGTCTGCGTGTTGCCCATGGTCATGATCCAGCAATTCAACGTGCCGTTTTACTTCGGCGGCACCTCGCTTCTGATCGTTGTTGGTGTGGCCATGGATTTCATGTCGCAGATCGAGTCCTATCTGATCTCCCGGCAGTATGAGGGTCTCATGCAGAAAGGCCGGATCAAGGGCAGGTAGATGTTTTGAAGAAGGTCAGGGGGATATTCCTCAAAAATGACCTTGAGATTGCTTCCATGCGGCAGGCCTGCCGGATCGTGGCCATCATCTTGCAAGAGTTGACGGAAGCGGTCAAACCGGGTGTGCGCACCATGCAATTCGAGGACATCGCGCGCAAGCGGTGTGATGATTTCAAGGTCAAGCCGGCGTTTCTGGGGATGTACGGCTTTCCGTACGCCCTGTGCTGCTCGGTCAATGAGGAAGTCGTCCATGGCTTCCCGTCCGACCGGGTGCTTGAGGAAGGGGACATCGTCAGTTTCGACATGGGCGTGGTCTACGACGGCTTTTACGGCGACGCGGCCACGACCGCCCCGGTGGGGCGGATCGACGCGGCAGCGGCGGCGCTTTTGCAGGTGACGCGGGAATCGCTGGAAACGGGCATCACCCAGGCTCGGACCGGCAATGATTTGTATGATATTTCGCGGGCCGTGCAAAAATATGTTGAAGGACATGGCCTGAGTGTTGTAAGACGATTTGTTGGTCACGGCATCGGGAGAAAGTTGCACGAAAAGCCTGAAATCCCGAATTTCGAGCCGCGGGACGCCCACCCCGTTCCCTTGCAGCCCGGAATGGTGCTGGCCATCGAACCCATGGTGACCGCCGGCGGTCCCGACGTCGAAGTGCTGTCCGACAACTGGACGGCCGTGACCAAGGACCGCAGCCTGTCGGCTCATTTCGAGCATACGGTGGCTGTGACCAAAAACGGACCTCGGATTTTAAGCCTGGTTGATTGATGCGACCGATGCCGGCAGGCACCGGTCGTTTCCATCGCCGGGATACGGAGAGAGCGACATGAAAGTCAGACCCTCGGTGAAAAAACTTTGTCCCAAGTGCAAAATCATCCGGCGTCACGGCGTGGTTCGGGTGATCTGCGAGAACCCCCGGCATAAACAGCGTCAGGGATAACGGAGGAACGTCGTGGCCAGAATCGCGGGAGTCGACCTTCCCAAAAATAAGCGCATGGATATCGCGCTGACCTACATTTACGGCATCGGCCGCACCACGGCCCTTACGATCCTCGAAGCGAGCGGCGTCGATTGGACGAAGAATTCCGACGCCCTGACCCCCGAGGAAACCAACACCATCCGCAAGGAAATCGAGGCCAACCACAAGGTCGAGGGTGATTTGCGGCGTGATGTGACCGCCAATATCAAGCGCCTCATGGACATCGGCTGCTATCGTGGGTTTCGCCACCGTCGCGGGCTTCCCTGCCGCGGACAGCGCACCCACACCAATGCGCGCACCCGCAAGGGTCCGCGTCGCGGCGTGATGGCCAAGAAGAAAAAGTAACCGCAATAACCACGTGACGGGCCCCTTTAGGGCCGTTTCGGAGATATACCCATGGCGAAACCGCGCCGCATCGGCAAAAAGGAACGTAAGAACATTCCCGTGGGCGTGGCCCATATCCAGGCCTCGTTTAACAACACCATCGTGACCTTCACCGACCAGAAGGGCAATGTGGTGAGCTGGGCCACCTCCGGCGGCGCAGGTTTCAAGGGGTCGCGCAAGTCCACCCCCTTCGCCGCCCAGGTCGCGGCGGAAAACGCCGCCCGCAAGGCCCAGGAAAACGGCATGCGCACGGTCGGCATTCTGGTCAAGGGGCCGGGCTCCGGACGTGAGGCCGCCATGCGCGCCATTCACAACGCCGGTTTCAAGGTCAGCTACATCCGCGACATCACGCCCATCCCCCACAACGGCTGCCGTCCGCCCAAACGGCGCCGCGTCTAAGGTACGGCGCGTCCGGCCCGACCGCCGGGCGCAAGCGGACTTATTTCGACCAGGCCCGGACAGGGCCTGACGTGGCATCGGTTCGCCGCGGGGCCATCCCGGCCCGACTGCACGCAACCAGACGAGAAAGCGGGACCGGGAAGAACAACGCAAGACGGTCCGCGGCACATTGAGGAGGAACGACCTTGGCACGATACACAGAAGCGAAATGCCGGATTTGCCGCCGTGAAGGGGCAAAGCTCTTTTTGAAGGGCGATCGCTGCTATACCGATAAGTGCGCTTACGAGCGCCGTCCCTACGCCCCTGGCCAGCACGGACGTATTCGCAAAAAAATGAGCGACTACGCCGTGATGCTGCGCGAGAAGCAAAAGACCCGCCGTATGTACGGCATCCTGGAAGGGCAGTTCCGCGCCTACTTCCAGCGCGCCGACATGAAAAAAGGCGTCACCGGCGAAAACCTGCTTTGCTTTCTCGAGCGGCGCATGGACAACGTGATCTATCGCCTCGGCTTCGCCAATTCGCGCAACCAGGCCCGCCAGCTCGTGCGGCACGGGATCTTCACCGTCAACGGCCGCCGCGTGACCATTCCCTCGCTGCAGGTCAAGGTCGGCGACGTCATCGAAGTGCGCGAGCGCAACCGCCAGTCCCCCATCATCCAGGAAGCCCAGCAGGTCATCGCCCGCCGCGGCTGCCCGGCCTGGCTCGAAGTGGACGGCGAGAAGCTCAAAGGCAAGGTCAACGCCCTGCCCACCCGCGAGGACGTGCAGTTCCCGATCAACGAGCAGCTCATCGTCGAGCTTTACTCCAAGTAATCGGCAAAGTACGCTTTGCATAAGGTGACGCCATGTTGATTCGCAACGGCCAACGGCTCATCAACTCCCGGAACTGGACCGAGTTGGTCAAGCCGGAAACCCTGGAACGGGATTCCGCTTCGACCGACACCCATGGTCGGTTCGTGTGCGAGCCCCTGGAACGCGGGTTCGGCACCACGCTCGGCAACGCGCTGCGCCGGGTGCTGCTGTCGTCCCTCCAGGGCGCGGCCATCGTCGCCGCCCGCATCGAGGGCGTGCAGCACGAATTCTCGACCATTCCGGGAGTCATCGAGGATGTGACCGAAGTCATCCTCAACCTCAAACAGGTCCGGCTGGCCATGGCCACCGAGGACCCGCAGCGCCTGACCCTTTTCGCCAACAAGAAGGGCGAGGTCCTGGCCAGCGCCATCCAGGGCAACCAGAATGTGACGGTCTTAAGCGAGGATGTGCTCATCGCCACCCTCTCCGAGGATCGCGACTTCCGGATCGAGCTCGAAGTGCGCATGGGCAAGGGCTATGTCACTGCCGACATGCATGAAGGCCTGGATTCCGAGATCGGCCTGATCTTACTCGATTCCAGCTTTTCGCCGGTCAAGAAGGTGGCCTACACCATCGAGCAGGCCCGCGTCGGCCAGATGACCAACTACGACAAGCTGGTGCTTGAAGTGGACACCGACGGCTCCATCTCTCCTGAGGACGCTATCTCCTACAGCGCCAAGATCCTCAAGGACCAGCTGACCGTCTTTATCAACTTCGACGAGAAAGAGTCCGAAGCCGACAAGGCTCGCCGCCGCGACGACATCGAACTCAATCCGAGCCTTTTCAAGAGCATAGATGAACTCGAGTTGTCCGTGCGCGCCACCAACTGCCTCAAGTCCGCCAACATCCAGACCGTTGGCGAGTTGATGCAGAAGACCGAAAACGAGATGCTCAAGACCAAGAACTTCGGCAAGAAATCCCTTGAGGAAATCCGCCGGGTGCTTGAGGACATGGGCCTCGAATTCGGCATGCGCATCGAGAATTTCGAGCAAAAATACCAGGAATGGCTCAAGAGGAAGCAGGTCGATGAGACATAAGAAATCCGGACGCAAATTCGGCAGAAACGCCTCCCACCGGAAGGCGATGCTGCGCAATATGGCCCGCTCGCTGCTGATCCACGAGCGTATCCGCACCACCGAACACAAGGCCAAGGAACTGCGCGGCGTTGTCGAGCATCTGGTGACCCTGTCCCAGACCGACAGCGTGCATGCCCGTCGCCTGGCCTACAAGGTTCTGGAAAACCACCAGCTGGTTGCCCGCCTGTTCGACGAGATCGGCCCCCGCTTTCGCGGCCAGGGCGGCGGTTACACCCGCGTGGTCAAGTTGAGCCTGCCCCGTAACGGCGACTGCGCCGCCATGGCCATCATCGAGCTGACCCGCCTTGCCGGCGAGACGGCCGCCGAGGCCAAGCCCGCGCCCGCCGCCGCTCCCGAGCCCGAGACGCCTGCCGCGCCCGCCGAAGGCGAGACCCAGGAATAGCACGAGCAGGGTCGGTTTTCCGACCCTGCTTTTTTTTGTGTATATCTATAGATTTTTTCTATAGAAAGGATGGCGGAGATGGATATTCGTCGCTTGCAGGCGTTTGCCAAGGTCTATGACCTGCGCAGCTTTTCCAGGGCCGGGGATGAGCTGATGCTGTCCCAGCCGACGATCAGCGCCCATATCATGGCCTTGGAAGAGGAACTCGGGGCGCAGCTCTTTGATCGTCTCGGCCGCACCGTGCTGCCGACCCAGGCCGGCGATCTGCTCCATCGCTACTGCATCACCATCTTCAGCCAGCTCGACATGGCCAAGGCTGACATTTTGGCCCTGTCCCAGCGGGTTTCCGGGGACCTTGTCATTGGCGGCAGCACCATTCCGGCCCAATATATCATTCCGGGACTGGTGGCCCGGTTTCTCAAGCAATACCCCGAAGTCCGCGTGGACCTGCGCGGGGGGGACACGTCCGAAATCACCGCCATGGTGCTGGCCGGTGACGCCCATGCGGGCATCGTCGGCGCGCCGGCGCGCCAGCCGGAACTGGCCTGTCGCTCGATTCTGGAAGACCAGCTCGTGCTGGTCGCCCCCCGAGCCCAGGCACATGCCGGCCTTACCGGCGAGGACTGGAGGCAGCGCCTGACCGAGCTGCCCTGGGTCATGCGCGAAGCCGGGTCCGGGACGCGCCAGGCCATGGAGGAAGCGCTGCTCGCGGCCGGCGTTGATCCTCGGGACCTGCGCCAGGTGCTCCTGGTGCATTCGTCCCTGGCGGTCCTCGAATGCGTTGCCGCCGGGCTTGGCGTTTCGGTCGTATCCCGCATGGCCGCGCGGGGGTATCTGGAAAGCGGGGCGGTGACGCTCATGGAAACGCCGGAGCTTGTGATGCAGCGCCATTTTTAC carries:
- the rplN gene encoding 50S ribosomal protein L14; the encoded protein is MIQVETQLDVADNSGAKKVSCIKVLGGSRRRYASVGDIIVVAVKDALPNSKVKKGAVMKAVVVRTKKEVGRPDGSFIKFDNNSAVLLSAQLEPVGTRIFGPVARELRQKNFMKIVSLAPEVL
- the secY gene encoding preprotein translocase subunit SecY produces the protein MALTGVENLARLPELKKKLLWTFFLVAVYRIGVHVPVPGVDTTALADFFESAKNTLFGLFDMFSGGGLRNLSIFALGIMPYISSSIIIQLLTVVSPELAKMQKEEGAAGRKKITQYTRYGTVLITIIQGFGIAVGLESMASPTGAPVVVMAGWGFRLMTILTLTTGTIFLMWLGELMTDKGIGNGISMIIYAGIVAGLPRAVLSTFDLLKAGEISLFVLVFIVVLMLAVLVAIVFMERGTRRIPIQYAKRMVGRKMYGGQTTHLPLRVNTAGVIPPIFASSILLFPATLGEFSSVPWLKTVAAFFSPQTITYNVIFVALIVFFCYFYTAIIFDPADIAENIRKQGGFIPGIRPGAKTKEFIDKVLARITLWGSLYISVVCVLPMVMIQQFNVPFYFGGTSLLIVVGVAMDFMSQIESYLISRQYEGLMQKGRIKGR
- the rplO gene encoding 50S ribosomal protein L15, with the protein product MKLHEIYPFPEERVSRKRIGRGRGTGQGCTAGKGNKGQNARAGVSERPWFEGGQMPLARRLPKRGFKNYKFKIVYQPLNLDRLLAAFEGKTEISLDDIYERGLASAGALVKILSQGEVSAAVTVEAHRFSAKAAEKITAAGGKAVMLGAAEAEPVTE
- the rplF gene encoding 50S ribosomal protein L6; the protein is MSRIGKREIELPSGVSVEVAPEAVTVKGPKGQLATPTHPKIEYTVETGKVHVTRVDDTRLARAQHGLRRTLLANLVEGVSKGFSKTLEVIGVGYKVSTTGNTVSLAVGYSHPVDFKLPAGIEAKVEGNKLTLSGIDKVLLGETAARIRRVRPPEPFKGKGIKYETETIRRKAGKSGGKK
- the rplX gene encoding 50S ribosomal protein L24, whose amino-acid sequence is MKTYRIRKNDKVMVTAGKDKGKVGKVLKILPKKNAVLVEKVNMVKRHTKANPYAKIPGGIIEKEAPLDISNVSLLCDGCAKPAKIGYKETADGKKVRFCKKCGREIA
- the rpsD gene encoding 30S ribosomal protein S4, with protein sequence MARYTEAKCRICRREGAKLFLKGDRCYTDKCAYERRPYAPGQHGRIRKKMSDYAVMLREKQKTRRMYGILEGQFRAYFQRADMKKGVTGENLLCFLERRMDNVIYRLGFANSRNQARQLVRHGIFTVNGRRVTIPSLQVKVGDVIEVRERNRQSPIIQEAQQVIARRGCPAWLEVDGEKLKGKVNALPTREDVQFPINEQLIVELYSK
- the rpmD gene encoding 50S ribosomal protein L30, which codes for MATVTVKLLKRRYGNTPKQCGTLAALGLKKIRQERSFEKSDTVLGMIEKVKHLVEVTES
- the rpsK gene encoding 30S ribosomal protein S11, which gives rise to MAKPRRIGKKERKNIPVGVAHIQASFNNTIVTFTDQKGNVVSWATSGGAGFKGSRKSTPFAAQVAAENAARKAQENGMRTVGILVKGPGSGREAAMRAIHNAGFKVSYIRDITPIPHNGCRPPKRRRV
- the rpsH gene encoding 30S ribosomal protein S8, whose amino-acid sequence is MSVTDPISDMLARIRNAHHALHAELAIPASKLKASIAAILKDEGYIEDFAVNESTLSINLKYAGGKPLISGLKRVSKPGRRVYVGSGSIPKVQNGLGISILSTSRGILEGGKAQELHVGGELLCEIW
- the rpsE gene encoding 30S ribosomal protein S5, whose protein sequence is MDQQSDLGQIEKIVYLNRVAKVVKGGRRFSFSALVVVGDGKGAVGYGLGKANEVPEAIRKATEQARKGMISIPLLDGTLPYEVLGQFGAGRVMLKPASKGTGIIAGGPVRAIMEACGVNDILTKAIGTNNPHNVLRATMEGLASLRSAESVGAMRGKALATPRK
- a CDS encoding selenium metabolism-associated LysR family transcriptional regulator; its protein translation is MDIRRLQAFAKVYDLRSFSRAGDELMLSQPTISAHIMALEEELGAQLFDRLGRTVLPTQAGDLLHRYCITIFSQLDMAKADILALSQRVSGDLVIGGSTIPAQYIIPGLVARFLKQYPEVRVDLRGGDTSEITAMVLAGDAHAGIVGAPARQPELACRSILEDQLVLVAPRAQAHAGLTGEDWRQRLTELPWVMREAGSGTRQAMEEALLAAGVDPRDLRQVLLVHSSLAVLECVAAGLGVSVVSRMAARGYLESGAVTLMETPELVMQRHFYIVHHARRYMFPALRFFLAASEVV
- the rpsM gene encoding 30S ribosomal protein S13; translation: MARIAGVDLPKNKRMDIALTYIYGIGRTTALTILEASGVDWTKNSDALTPEETNTIRKEIEANHKVEGDLRRDVTANIKRLMDIGCYRGFRHRRGLPCRGQRTHTNARTRKGPRRGVMAKKKK
- a CDS encoding DNA-directed RNA polymerase subunit alpha, producing the protein MLIRNGQRLINSRNWTELVKPETLERDSASTDTHGRFVCEPLERGFGTTLGNALRRVLLSSLQGAAIVAARIEGVQHEFSTIPGVIEDVTEVILNLKQVRLAMATEDPQRLTLFANKKGEVLASAIQGNQNVTVLSEDVLIATLSEDRDFRIELEVRMGKGYVTADMHEGLDSEIGLILLDSSFSPVKKVAYTIEQARVGQMTNYDKLVLEVDTDGSISPEDAISYSAKILKDQLTVFINFDEKESEADKARRRDDIELNPSLFKSIDELELSVRATNCLKSANIQTVGELMQKTENEMLKTKNFGKKSLEEIRRVLEDMGLEFGMRIENFEQKYQEWLKRKQVDET
- the rpmJ gene encoding 50S ribosomal protein L36, with protein sequence MKVRPSVKKLCPKCKIIRRHGVVRVICENPRHKQRQG
- the rplR gene encoding 50S ribosomal protein L18; the encoded protein is MKMSKTLARARRKVRIRKKLVGSAERPRLVVFRSNRHIYAQVIDDLSGQTLVSSSSLTLGKADEPLKADKEAATKVGKDLAQKALERNIEAVVFDRSGYIYHGRIKALADGARDGGLKF
- the rplQ gene encoding 50S ribosomal protein L17, with product MRHKKSGRKFGRNASHRKAMLRNMARSLLIHERIRTTEHKAKELRGVVEHLVTLSQTDSVHARRLAYKVLENHQLVARLFDEIGPRFRGQGGGYTRVVKLSLPRNGDCAAMAIIELTRLAGETAAEAKPAPAAAPEPETPAAPAEGETQE
- a CDS encoding type Z 30S ribosomal protein S14, which encodes MARKSLMVKASRKPKFSTRAYNRCPICGRPRAFLRKYGVCRICFRNMSLTGEMPGVRKSSW
- the rplE gene encoding 50S ribosomal protein L5; its protein translation is MTRLEQIYAEKIAPALKKEFGYTSSMQIPRLSFVSLNMGLGEAGNNNKLIEEAVVELTAISGQKAVITRARKSIAAFKLREGMPVGCRVTLRRMRMWDFLDKLINFALPRVRDFRGVPDRGFDGRGNFTLGIREHTIFPEINVDRVEHVKGMNVTIVTTANSDKEGKMFLDLLGMPFKK
- the map gene encoding type I methionyl aminopeptidase — encoded protein: MKKVRGIFLKNDLEIASMRQACRIVAIILQELTEAVKPGVRTMQFEDIARKRCDDFKVKPAFLGMYGFPYALCCSVNEEVVHGFPSDRVLEEGDIVSFDMGVVYDGFYGDAATTAPVGRIDAAAAALLQVTRESLETGITQARTGNDLYDISRAVQKYVEGHGLSVVRRFVGHGIGRKLHEKPEIPNFEPRDAHPVPLQPGMVLAIEPMVTAGGPDVEVLSDNWTAVTKDRSLSAHFEHTVAVTKNGPRILSLVD